The Syntrophobacterales bacterium genome has a segment encoding these proteins:
- a CDS encoding helix-turn-helix domain-containing protein, which translates to MKESYPQNIEGNSLEEAFGLVLRRLRQGCGLSQEALGFESGYHRTYISLLERGRKSPSLQTLFNLSRALKIDPAELIRQVADQTHECLQHIDHAGE; encoded by the coding sequence ATGAAAGAATCCTATCCGCAAAATATAGAGGGAAATTCCTTGGAGGAAGCGTTTGGCTTGGTGTTGCGCCGGCTTCGTCAAGGATGCGGATTGTCTCAAGAGGCCCTCGGCTTCGAAAGCGGCTATCATCGAACCTACATCAGTCTTCTTGAGCGGGGCCGGAAGAGCCCCTCGTTGCAGACGCTCTTCAACCTGTCCAGAGCACTGAAGATCGATCCAGCGGAGCTGATCAGGCAGGTGGCGGATCAAACACATGAATGCCTCCAGCACATCGACCATGCCGGTGAATGA